The following are encoded together in the Kwoniella europaea PYCC6329 chromosome 1, complete sequence genome:
- a CDS encoding pyridoxal kinase: MSTLDPGRVLSVQSHVVSGYVGNRAATFPLQTLGYDVDVVNTVQFSNHTGYGYTNGHKTTPEQLTAIFEGLATNGLVSHYRVLTGYVPGAEALTVVAEQIKKMKEVNPEILYVLDPVMGDMGTGLYVSEDVVPIYKDMLRIASIITPNQFEVELLSGISIVSMATLHTALRQLHTSHSLPHIAFSSIPLPISLVTKLDLPAPPPSYMCLLPDPIPPWYDAVGVGEPEDEVLVCFASTWENEELETWAFALPTIRGYFSGVGDLFSAMVLAHFNNPESQSDLPPLPHAVSKALLTVQQILLRTHLYSLIQTGTSGTATPRPLHHSSSEHHGSVIPSDAELDAIGPVNPKDPKRKAKRMRLRELRVVQERKLIVDGGQGWPGKRLDWQRILGHGM, from the exons ATGTCTACTCTAGATCCTGGACGTGTGCTGTCAGTGCAGTCTCACGTCGTGTCGGGATACGTAG GTAATAGAGCTGCTACCTTCCCTCTTCAGACGCTTGGCtatgatgtggatgtagtGAACACGGTGCAGTTCTCGAATCATACTG GTTACGGTTATACCAATGGTCACAAAACGACGCCTGAACAACTGACCGCCATCTTTGAAGGTCTCGCTACGAATGGTCTAGTGTCGCATTACCGCGTACTGACAGGCTATGTGCCAGGTGCCGAAGCTCTTACAGTGGTTGCTGAgcagataaagaagatgaaggaggtcAACCCAGAAATCTTATATGTACTGGATC CTGTCATGGGGGATATGGGTACTGGTCTTTACGTGTCGGAAGATGTAGTGCCGATATACAAGGATATGCTAAGGATAGCTAGTATAATAACGCCAAATCAGTTCGAGGTGGA atTATTATCAGGAATTAGTATCGTTTCTATGGCCACCCTTCACACTGCTCTTCGTCAGCTTCACACCTCCCACTCCCTACCTCATATCGCTTTCTCATCCATACCGCTCCCAATCTCACTTGTCACCAAACTCGATCTACCCGCTCCACCGCCCTCCTACATGTGCCTGTTACCTGATCCTATACCACCATGGTACGATGctgtaggtgtaggagagCCAGAAGACGAGGTACTCGTCTGCTTCGCTAGCACATGGGAGAACGAGGAGCTGGAAACATGGGCATTCGCTTTACCTACCATCCGAGGTTATTTCTCTGGAGTAGGTGATCTGTTCTCCGCCATGGTGTTGGCCCACTTCAATAATCCCGAATCTCAGTCGGATTTACCCCCTTTACCTCATGCTGTTTCTAAAGCCCTTCTAACCGTACAACAAATCCTGCTACGGACTCACCTCTACTCTTTGATACAGACTGGCACTTCTGGTACCGCAACTCCCCGACCACTTCATCACTCGTCTAGCGAACACCACGGTTCAGTCATACCTTCAGATGCTGAGCTCGATGCCATCGGTCCGGTGAACCCCAAAGATCCTAAACGGAAAGCCAAGCGAATGAGACTAAGGGAGTTGCGGGTAGTGCAGgagaggaagttgatcgTTGATGGTGGACAGGGCTGGCCTGGTAAAAGATTAGATTGGCAGAGAATTTTGGGACATGGTATGTAA